In the Arthrobacter zhaoxinii genome, one interval contains:
- a CDS encoding amino acid ABC transporter permease, with the protein MSAQNVLFDAPGPKTRRNIRIGNILGVLLIAALLWVAVSGLAEKGQFEAAKWTPFLEWGTWEFYILPGLLSTLKAAAVAVVTSIAFGLLFGIGRLSSFKPISWICGIVVEFFRAVPVLLMMVFFYQFLSKSTSVEPAQVPFFAVVISLTLYNGSVIAELVRSGVFGLPKGQREAGLAIGLTPGQSLRTIEMPQALVAMLPALLSQFVVILKDSALGTFIGYTELLEYARRLASGEGNILPALLVTAAIFIAINWLLTFAAQRLSRRLGARAGKVLKIEDTIEPEGIEAPVPAAAPAKGAAQ; encoded by the coding sequence ATGAGCGCACAGAACGTCCTGTTTGACGCTCCCGGGCCCAAGACCCGCCGGAACATCAGAATCGGCAACATCCTGGGTGTGCTGCTGATCGCAGCGCTGCTCTGGGTGGCAGTGTCCGGGTTGGCCGAGAAGGGCCAGTTCGAGGCAGCCAAGTGGACGCCGTTCCTGGAGTGGGGCACGTGGGAGTTCTACATCCTCCCGGGGCTGCTCTCCACCTTGAAGGCCGCCGCCGTTGCCGTGGTGACGTCCATTGCCTTCGGCCTGCTCTTCGGCATCGGGCGTCTTTCGTCCTTCAAGCCGATCAGCTGGATCTGCGGGATCGTGGTGGAATTCTTCCGCGCCGTTCCCGTGCTGCTGATGATGGTGTTCTTCTACCAGTTCCTCTCCAAGTCCACGTCCGTGGAACCGGCGCAGGTCCCGTTCTTCGCGGTGGTCATTTCGCTCACCCTCTACAACGGTTCGGTAATCGCGGAGCTGGTCCGCTCCGGCGTCTTCGGTCTCCCGAAGGGCCAGCGCGAGGCCGGCCTGGCCATCGGCCTGACGCCGGGACAGTCGCTGCGCACCATCGAGATGCCGCAGGCCCTGGTGGCCATGCTGCCGGCCCTGCTGAGCCAGTTCGTGGTGATCCTGAAGGATTCGGCCCTGGGTACCTTCATCGGCTACACGGAACTGCTGGAGTACGCCCGCCGTCTGGCCTCGGGAGAGGGCAACATCCTGCCCGCCCTGCTGGTGACCGCGGCGATCTTCATTGCCATCAACTGGCTGCTCACCTTCGCCGCCCAGCGCCTCTCCCGGCGCCTGGGTGCGCGGGCCGGCAAGGTCCTGAAGATTGAGGACACCATCGAGCCCGAGGGCATCGAAGCTCCGGTACCGGCTGCCGCACCGGCAAAGGGTGCGGCCCAATAG